Genomic DNA from Arthrobacter sp. B1I2:
TCCTGACGATCCTTGCGGGGCACGTGCATACAACCGCGCAACTGATGGGCGGCGCCATTGTGATCGGCGGCGTGGTCATCACCAATGCGCCATCCTTCCGGCGGCAGCGCCAGGCCCGGGAAATGTCCGACGCGCGGAACGGGACCTCCAGCGCTTGACGGCGGATAGCGCTGCAGTAGACAGCGGTCAGCGGTGGACGGCGCTCAGCGGCGGACGAGGAGGGTGTTCATGGCCTTGTCGTGAAGGCCGCGCTGGTCCGGATCGAAGATCACGGCGGGCACCACCAGGCAGAGCAGCACGGCCCTCACCAGGGCCGCGAGCGGTCCCGGCGTGCCGCCACCGGGCTTCACCACGGCGATGCCCATAACGCGGTGGCCAATACTGTATCCCAGGGTCCCCACCAGCAGGATCTGCTCCACTGCGAAGACCGCCAACGTGGCCCAGGAGTCGCCGCCGAACGCGAAGTTGCTGATCAGCAGTGCGATCCCCCAATCGATGCATATGGCCGCGATGCGCCGGCCCGCCCGGGCAATGGAGCCCGGTCCGGACTCCGGCAGGCCCAGGCGCTCCCCCGGATACTTGGAGATGCCGGAGGTGTCCGGTCCGCTGAGCCAGGACCCAATATCTTTGCGATCTACCACCGTCCAAGCTTACCGATCCCCGGCGCGGCGGCGCGCCCACACTGTGGATAGGACTCGACCACAGTGTGGACGGACGATACCGTGTTCATAGCAGGGCATTCTGTAACCTGCCCGAAACAATGCGGACACGGACGGGAAATGCCGCATCCATAGTCTGTTAGCAGTTTCAGCAATCCCCGGCAGGTACCCAGCAGGGAAAACCGTGCGTTCTCCCTGCTTTTGGATTGCGCTGGATCAGATGGCTTCCATGCCAGATATTCACATATGCGTTAGGAGCATAGATGTTCAAGACTGCGGACGAAGTCCTCAAGTTCATCAAGGACGAAGATGTAAAGTTCGTCGATATCCGCTTCACCGATCTTCCGGGCGTCCAGCAGCACTTCAACGTCCCCGCCAAGAGTGTTGACGCTGATTTCTTCGTCAACGGCCAGCTCTTCGACGGTTCCTCCATCCGTGGCTTCCAGGGCATCGCAGAGTCTGACATGCAGCTGATCCCGGACGTCACCACCGCGTTCCTGGACACCTTCCGCATGGAGAAGACCCTCGCGCTGAACTTCTCGATCGTCAACCCCCGCACGGGTGACCCCTACCACCGCGACCCCCGCGGCGTGGCCGAGAAGGCCGAAGCCTACCTGGCCTCCACGGGCATCGCCGACACCGCGTTCTTCGCTCCCGAAGCCGAGTTCTTCGTGTTCGACAACGTCCAGTACCAGTCCTCCCCGCAGGGCAGCTTCTACAAGATCGACTCCGAGGAAGCGCACTGGAACACCGGGCGCGAGGAAGAAGGCGGCAACCTGGGCTACAAGACCCCCGTCAAGGGCGGTTACTTCCCGGTCTCCCCCACCGACAAGCAGGCTGACCTGCGCGACGCCATGTGTGTTGCCCTGGACGAAGCCGGCCTCGAGGTCGAACGCAGCCACCACGAAGTTGGATCCGCCGGCCAGGCCGAGATCAACTACAAGTTCACCACCCTGACCCACGCTGCCGATGACCTGCAGAAGTTCAAGTACGTCATCAAGAACACCGCTGACGCCTGGGGCAAGTCCGTGACCTTCATGCCCAAGCCGGTCTTCGGCGACAACGGCTCCGGCATGCACTGCCACCAGTCGCTGTGGAATGGCGGCGAGCCGCTGTTCTACGACGAGAAGGGCTACGCCGGCCTGTCCGACACCGCCCGTTGGTACATCGGCGGCCTGCTCACGCACTCTTCCGCCGTCCTGGCCTTCACCAACCCCACGGTGAACTCCTACCGCCGCCTGGTCAAGGGCTTCGAAGCTCCGGTCAACATGGTTTACTCGCAGGGCAACCGCTCCGCCGGTATCCGCATCCCCATCACCGGTTCCAACCCGAAGGCCAAGCGCATTGAATTCCGCGCTCCGGACCCCTCCTCCAACCCGTACCTGGCGTTCGCTGCCCAACTGATGGCCGGCATCGACGGCATCCGCAACCGCATCGAGCCCCCGGCTCCGATCGACAAGGACCTCTACGAGCTCCCGGCGGAGGAAGCCAAGGACATCCCCAAGGCTCCGGGCACCCTGGAGGAAGCACTGGAGGCCCTGCGCGAGGACAACGAGTTCCTGCAGGCCGGTGGCGTCTTCACCCAGGACCTGATCGACACCTGGATCGAGTACAAGTACGAAAACGAGATCCGCCCGCTGTCCCTGCGCCCGAACCCCTACGAGTTCGAGCTCTACTACGGCGTCTAGCTGGATCATGCGGCAGAAGCGGGCATAGTCCGCCAGCAGTCCGCGGGAATTTTAATACAGGAAAGGCCGGCCTCACGCTTTGAGGCCGGCCTTACTGCTGTCCGGATCCGCCAGGACGGCTGCTGCCTGTCCCGGCAGCGCGGCCTCAACGTGCCGGCCGTGCTTCTTGTTCATCACCCATACCCGATGGCTGTACGGCGACCCGGGTGAACTCCACGGGCAGTTCGGCGTCGGAGGACGCGAGGATGACAGTGGTGCGCTCCGCTATGTCCACGTCATTTATCTCCGCGTTGATCAAATCATCGGCCTCACGCTTCAGCGCGGCACCTGACGCCTCGTCCAAAGCTCTGCCGTCCATGGACCATTTGTAATCGTAACTGTAGGTGGGTGCCCAGCTCTGGATGGCATCGGCAACAGTGGAGAACGTGAACTGACGTCCTTCTTCACTGAAGGCGGTAACCATGTACATGTTGACTGGCACCGCGCCCTTGCGGTTGTCTACGTCCGCTACGAGATATGAGACAGGCGCCGCTCCGACCTTGACCCTGTATGCCTCGATGGCCGCCACTGCAGCGTCGGCCGGAGGCGTGGGCAACGTGAAGGTTATTCCGGCACCCGACGCTGTAGTGAGCTTGTAGCGTCCTGCGGGCATTACTTCCCGCGCTGCCGTGGCTGAGGGCGAATCGGCGCTTGGGCCCGTGGCGCCCGCTGTCGGGACGTCCTGCGCGGGCGCAGGCCCTGAGCAGGCCGCGAGCATTAAGGCAAAGGCCGGCAGGACGATCCTGATTCGCTTCATGACTTCCCAAACTCCGTTAGCAAGGTGGGGGCCCGCCTCCAGACGTGCTGAGACCGGGAGCCGGACCCCCTGACGAATGCCCCCCGAGACGAAGACTGTCCAGCCTTCCCCCCAACAAGGTTGGAGAACACCGCCATTCCACATGATCGGGCAAACGCCTGCCAAGCGCAATGGCGGTCCGCCGCTTTACGCCGACGCCTTGGCGGAGAAGCTGCGGAACATGGTCCGCTGCGGACCGGCGGAGCCGCCAAGATAAGGCCCCGAATCGATGAAACCCGCTCGGCGGTAGGCGGACAGGCCGGCAGAGTTTTCCTGGTTGACGGACAGTACGACGCCGGACTCGCCACTTTGGTGCCGCGCGGTCAGCTTGCGCGCTGCTTCCACGGCGGCGGCAGCCGCGAGGGTGCCCAGCCCCCTGCCCTGGTGCTCCCGGTCGACGAGGAACCCGCGCAACAGCCAGGCTGACTGGTCGTCAGGCCAGCCGGCAAGCCCTGCCGCGCCCTCCTGCAGGGTCAACATGCCAACGGCGTTGCCTCCCGCTTCGACCACGTACGGCCGACGCGATTCTTCTGCCAGTCCTGCGAGGGCCATCCGCAGCGGGTCGCCCACAAAACGATCCTGGCCAGGCACCAGCGACATGTTTGCGATGGCGCCGAGCTGGATGGCGCGGGCGTCGGGGTCCAGGTCGCGCAGCGGAATGAGCCAGACCCACCCTTCATTCCTAGTGGCCATAGAAGACACGCTCAAAGACCGCCCTGGCCCGGCGGCTCACCCTCAGGTAGTCCTCCTCCAGCGCGGCGGCGTGCCCCGGCTCGTAGCCGCACCAGCGCGCCACAGCCTCGAGGTCCCGGCGCGAGGAGGGCAGCAGGTCCGAGGCTTTGCCGTTCCAGATGACATTGGCGGACCGGATCCGGCTGGCCAGCCGCCAGGCCTCGGCAAGGAGTCCGGCGTCCGCCTGATCCAGCAGACCCAGCTCCGAAGCGGCCGCCAGGGCCTCCAGCGTGGAGGTGGTCCGGAGCTCCGGATGTTTCCCGGCGTGCTGGAGCTGCAGCAGCTGCACCAGCCACTCGACGTCGCTGAGCCCTCCGCGGCCCAGTTTGAGGTGGCGTGCGGGGTCGGCGCCGCGGGGCAGCCGCTCGGATTCCACCCGCGCCTTGATCCGCCTGATCTCGCGCACGTCCTGTTCCGGGACGGACTCCGGGTACCGGATGGGGTCGATGAGCGTCAGGAAGTCGGCGGCCAGGGTGTCGTCGCCTGCCATGGGCCGGGCCCGCAGCAGGGCCTGCGCTTCCCAGATCAGAGACCACCGGCGGTAATACTCGGCGAAGGAATCCAGGGAGCGCACCATGGCCCCGTTCTTTCCCTCGGGCCGGAGGTCGGCGTCCATTTGGAGGACGCGTTCGGCCATGATGGCCGGTTTCAGCGGCTGGGTGAGCAGGCTGGAGACCTTGGCCACCATGCGGGAGGCCTGCTCCTGCGCCTCCGCTTCGGAGAAGCCCGGAAGTGCGCGGTGGACGTACATGACGTCGGCGTCAGAGCCGTAGCCGATTTCCCGGCCGCCCTGGCGGCCCATCGCCACCACCAGCACCGTGGTCTTGAGGGGTCCGCCCGCGGAAACGACTCCCTCCGCCACCCGCAGGGCACCCAAAACGGCGGCGCGGTCCGTGTCCGCCAGAGCCCTGCCCACCTGGTCCTGGTCCAGCAGGCCGGCGGAATCGGCGATGGCGATGCGCAGTATTTCCCGTCGCCGGATCAGCCGGATCAGGCGCATGGCGCTCTCCGGGTCCGCATGCCGGGACATCTTGGCAGTGATTTCCTGCCACTGGGCTTCGAAGTCCACTGGTGCCAGGTCCTTGTCCTGTCCCAGCCAGGCCACGGACTCCGGCGAGACTTCCAGGAGGTCGGAGATCAGCCGGGAGTTGGAGAGCATGTGGCACAGGCGTTCCGCGGCGGCGTTGGAGTCACGGAGCAGGCCCAGGTACCAGTGCGTGGTGCCCAGCGCCTCGCTGACGCGCCGGAACGCGAGGAGGCCGGCATCCGGGTCCACGCCTTCGGCGAGCCAGTCCAACAGGATGGGCAGGAGCTGCCTTTGCAGGGCGGCGCGGCGGCTCACCCCGGCAGTGAGCGCCTCGATGTGGCGCATGGCACCCTGCGGGTCCCGGTATCCCAGGGCCGCAAGCCGCCCCTGCGCTGCCTCCGGGGTCAGCTTTGCATCCTCGCTGCTGAGCTTGGCCGCCGTGTTCAGCAGCGGCCGGTAGAAGATCCGCTCGTGCAGCTCACGGACTGAGCGCTTGGTCCGGTGCCAGGCGGAGAGCAGCGAATCCGGGCTGGGCCGCTCATTGGAGAACGGTCCCAGCACGGCTTTGGCCAGTGAGCGCAGCGCCGGCTCCGCCACCGGCATCAGGTGGGTGCGGCGCAGCTGGAACAGCTGGATCCGGTGTTCCAGGAGCCGCAGGTACCGGTAGGCGTTATCGAACGCGGCGGCGTCCGAACGGCCAATGTAACCCCCTGCTGACAGCGCGGCGATCGCCGACGTGGTGTCCCGCCGTCGTAATGACTCATCCGCCTTGCCATGCACCAGCTGGAGCAGCTGCACGGTGAATTCTACGTCGCGCAGTCCGCCGCGCCCCAGCTTGATCTGGCGCTGCTCCTCGGCGGCAGGGATATGTTCGGTTACCCGGCGGCGCATGGCCTGCACGGACTCAACAAAGCCTTCGCGTCCGGCCGAGCTCCAGATCAGCGGTGCCACGGCTTCCTCGTAAGCGCGGCCCAGCGCGGCATCGCCGGCGATGGCCCGGGCCTTGAGGAGCGCCTGGAATTCCCAGCTTTCAGCCCACCTGGCGTAGTACGTCTCATGGGAAGCGAGGGTGCGCACCAGCGGCCCCGACTTGCCCTCCGGCCGCAGGTTGGCGTCCACCTCCCACAGGCCCGGTTCCCTGGCCACCGACGAGATGGCACGCGAAATGCCACTCGCCAGGGCCGTGCCGATGGTGTTGGCCTGCGCGTCCTCCAGGCTGCCGGCGTCCACCACGTAGATGACGTCGACGTCGGAGATGTAGTTCAGTTCCCGGGCTCCGCATTTGCCCATGCCGATCACTGCCAGGCCGACGTCGGCCACGTCGGCAGCGCTGTGCTGCTCCGCCGCCTCGGCACGGGAGACGGCGAGGGCAGCCTCGATGGCAGCGGCGGCCAAGTCTGCCAGTTCGCCGCCCACCGATGGCAGGAAGTCCAGCGGATCCGCGGCACAGAGGTCCTTGACGGCGAGGTCCACCAGTCCGCGACGGTAGGCGGTCCGCAGTGCGGCATAGGCCTCCACACCCGTGGCGGCGGCAACGGGACGTGCGGCACGGGGGTCGGCGCCGACGGACTGCAGGAGCGTGGCACGCAATCGGCCGGGGTCCGCAGGCAGGGGCTCGGGACTGGGCCGCACCCGGAAGGCCTCCAGGTGCCCGGGGTGACGGATAAGGAACTCCCCCAGCGCCTCCGAGGCGCCCAGGACCCGGTACATCGGCTCACTGGCCTCCGGGTCCGCGCCTGCCAGCTCCCGCAACTGCGGGTACTTTTCAATCAGCCGGACCAGTGACTGGAGTGCGGTGTCCGGGCTGGCTGCCAGCTGCAGCCCGGCAAAGAGCCTGTCCTGGTCCAGCCCCTCGAGCTCGCGCGCGGCCAGGAACCGTTCGCCCTTCTCAAGGTCGCTGAATCCGGCCGCGATGAGGCGGCGTGCCAGGCTCACGCCGGGCACCTAGAGAATGCCGAGGTTGCGCTGCAGCTCGTAGGGCGTCACCTGCAGCCGGTAGTCCTGCCATTCGGCACGCTTGTTGCGCAGGAAGTGCTCGTAGACCTGTTCGCCCAGGATCTGGGGCATCAGCTCAGAGTCCTCCATGGAGCGGATGGCGTCGTGCAGGCTTGCCGGGAGCGGATCGTGGCCCATGGCGCGCCGTTCGGCCGAGCTCAGCGACCAGACGTCGTCCTCGGCGGCCGCCGGCAGGTCGTATCCTTCCTCGATGCCCTTCAAACCGGCACCGAGCAGGACGGCGTAGGCCAGGTAGGGATTGGCCGCGGAGTCGATGCCGCGGTATTCGATGCGGGCGGACTGGCCCTTGCCCGGCTTGTACAGCGGCACCCGGACCAGGGCGGAGCGGTTGTTGTGCCCCCAGCTCAGGTAGCTGGGTGCCTCGCCGCCGCCCCACAGGCGCTTGTAGGAGTTGACGAACTGGTTGGTGACTGCCGTGAATTCAGGGGCGTGCTTGAGGATGCCGGCAATGAACTGCCTGGCCGTCCTGGACAGCTGGAACTCTGCGCCTGCCTCGAAGAACGCGTTGCTGTCGCCCTCGAACAGTGAGAAGTGCGTGTGCATGCCGGACCCGGGGTGGTCGGTGAACGGCTTGGGCATGAACGTGGCGTACGTGCCCTGCTGCAGCGCCACCTCCTTGATGACGGTCCGGAACGTCATGATGTTGTCGGCTGTCTGCAGCGCGTCAGCGTAGCGGAGGTCGATCTCGTTCTGGCCGGGACCGGCCTCGTGGTGGCTGAACTCCACGGAAATGCCCACGGATTCCAGCATGGTCACGGCCGTGCGGCGGAAGTCCTGCGCCACGCCGCCGGGAACATGGTCGAAGTAGCCGCCTTCGTCAACCGGCACCGGCGCGCCGTCCGGACCCGGCTCGTGCGACTTGAGCAGGTAGAACTCGATCTCCGGGTGCGTGTAGCAGGTGAAGCCCATGTCCGCGGCCTTGGCGAGGGTCCGCTTGAGCACGTTCCGCGGGTCAGCGGCAGAGGGCTCACCGTCGGGGGTAAGGATGTCGCAGAACATCCGCGAGGTCTGTTCGGTTTCGCCCCGCCACGGCAGGATCTGGAAGGTGGCAGGATCGGGCTGGGCCAGCATGTCCGATTCAAAGACCCGGGCCAGGCCTTCGATGGAGGAACCATCAAAGCCGAGGCCTTCCTCGAACGCTCCCTCGACCTCTGCCGGTGCCAGCGCCACGGACTTCAGCGAACCCACGACGTCGGTGAACCACAGGCGCACGAAACGTACGTCACGCTCTTCGATTGTGCGCAGGACAAACTCTTGCTGGCGGTCCATGATGGCCTCTTCTCCGATCAACGTCATGCTCCGGGGTCCGCGCAAAGGGGAAAGCCGGCAGCAGTTCATCAACACTGTACTAATCATTCGGCGCCGATGCTTGAGCCTGCGCCGTGCGTAACGCAGCATTAACCTGGCGGGCCACCCAGGCCGGCCCCGGATGGGGTTTTTCGTGCCCCCTGCCGCACTTCCAGGCCAGCCGCTATGACCCTAATCACCTTTGACCCGGGATACCCGCGGTAGCTAGTACGGCGGGTACCGCACTACGCTCATCCCATGGCCACCAGCAACAGCTCCGACTCCAGCGCGTCCGCAGAAGTACCCGCCCCCTACGGCAACGGCCCCGGCACACCCGCTGCGGCCGAACGGAAGCCGGCGAAGGTCCGGATCCACCACCTGCAGCAGGCCAAGCGCGACGGCACCAGGTTCGCCATGCTCACCGCGTACGAGCAGTACACGGCGGAGATTTTTGACGCCGCCGGCATCGAGGTGCTCCTGGTTGGGGATTCGGCATCCAACAACGTCTTTGGCAATGAGACCAGCCTTCCGGTGACCGTGGACGAACTGCTCCCGCTGTGCCGGGCCGTAGCCAGGTCCGCCAAGCGCGCCCTGGTGGTGGCGGATCTTCCGTTCGGCAGCTACGAGGTCAGCGCGGAGCAGGCCGTCGCCACGGGGGTCCGTTTCCTCAAGGAGGGGCTGGCCCACGCGGTGAAGATCGAGGGCGGGCAGTACTACGCACCGACGGTCCGGGCCATGGTCCAGGCAGGCATTCCGGTCATGGCCCACATCGGCTTCACCCCGCAGAGCGAACACGCCCTGGGCGGGTACCGCGTCCAGGGCCGCGGCGATGACGCCCGGAGATTGATTGACGACGCCGTGGCGCTGGCTGATGCGGGCGCCTTCAGTGTGCTGATGGAAATGGTTCCGGCGGAGACGGCGGCGGCAGTGGATGCGGCCGTCAGCGTTCCCACGGTGGGCATCGGCGCCGGGAAGGCGACCACGGGCCAAGTGCTGGTGTGGCAGGACATGGCCGGCCTGCGGGGTGGCCGGATGGCGAAGTTCGTCAAGCAGTACGCGGACCTGCGCAGCACGTTGCGTGACGCCGCCACCGCCTACGGTGAGGACGTCCGCTCCGGGCAGTTCCCCGGGCCGGAACATTCCTTCTAGGCCCGGCCAGCAACTGCGGAGCCGCCTACCGGCACTCCTCAGCGGACTGCCTCGGCCGCGGGCGGCGCCTCACCTTGACGTCCGCTTCCGGAGCACCGACAGGCGGCCGAAGCACCCAACTGTTCAGTCGTCGTCGTCCTTTTCCCAGGCCTCGTTGCGCGCCTGGACCTTCTCCAGGGCATGTTCGGCTTCGGCCCGTGTCTTGTACGGGCCAATGAGCTGGCTCCAGTCCGACAGCCGGTCCTCTTCCACCTCGTGGGTCTTGATGTTGAACCAGTATTCAGTCATCATTGCTCCTTGCTCCGGCGACAGCGAAAGCCGGGGGTGATCCACGTAACACAAACCCTTACGCGTGTCCTCCGCCGCTTGTCGGTTGTTGGGCGTTCTGCGCGGCCTTATATGATCAATCTATGCCTTCCCTTGCCTCGACTGCACCCATTGGCACCCTCACCCCGGGTACCGTGAGTCCGCAGCGTCCCGTCCCGGCGTCCATCCCCCGCCCGGAGTACGTCGGCAAGCCTGCGCCGGCCAAATTCACCGGCTCCGAGGTCAAGTCCGCGGAGACCATCGAGAAGATCCGGATCGCCGGGAAGATCGCCGCCCAGGCCATCGTGGAAGTAGGCAGGCACATCCGGCCGGGCGTCACCACTGATGAACTGGACCAGGTGGGCCACGAATTCCTGCTGGACCACCAGGCCTACCCGTCCACCCTCGGATACCGCGGGTTTCCCAAATCGCTGTGCTCCTCGTTGAACGAGGTCATCTGCCACGGCATCCCGGACAGCACGGTGGTCCAGGACGGCGACATCCTGAACATCGACATCACGGCCTACATCAATGGAGTCCATGGAGACACCAACCACACCTTCCTGGTGGGGGACGTGGACGAGGACTCCCGGCTGCTGGTGGAGCGAACCCGGGAGTCGCTGAACCGGGCCATCAAGGCGGTGGCGCCGGGACGCG
This window encodes:
- a CDS encoding bifunctional [glutamine synthetase] adenylyltransferase/[glutamine synthetase]-adenylyl-L-tyrosine phosphorylase — translated: MSLARRLIAAGFSDLEKGERFLAARELEGLDQDRLFAGLQLAASPDTALQSLVRLIEKYPQLRELAGADPEASEPMYRVLGASEALGEFLIRHPGHLEAFRVRPSPEPLPADPGRLRATLLQSVGADPRAARPVAAATGVEAYAALRTAYRRGLVDLAVKDLCAADPLDFLPSVGGELADLAAAAIEAALAVSRAEAAEQHSAADVADVGLAVIGMGKCGARELNYISDVDVIYVVDAGSLEDAQANTIGTALASGISRAISSVAREPGLWEVDANLRPEGKSGPLVRTLASHETYYARWAESWEFQALLKARAIAGDAALGRAYEEAVAPLIWSSAGREGFVESVQAMRRRVTEHIPAAEEQRQIKLGRGGLRDVEFTVQLLQLVHGKADESLRRRDTTSAIAALSAGGYIGRSDAAAFDNAYRYLRLLEHRIQLFQLRRTHLMPVAEPALRSLAKAVLGPFSNERPSPDSLLSAWHRTKRSVRELHERIFYRPLLNTAAKLSSEDAKLTPEAAQGRLAALGYRDPQGAMRHIEALTAGVSRRAALQRQLLPILLDWLAEGVDPDAGLLAFRRVSEALGTTHWYLGLLRDSNAAAERLCHMLSNSRLISDLLEVSPESVAWLGQDKDLAPVDFEAQWQEITAKMSRHADPESAMRLIRLIRRREILRIAIADSAGLLDQDQVGRALADTDRAAVLGALRVAEGVVSAGGPLKTTVLVVAMGRQGGREIGYGSDADVMYVHRALPGFSEAEAQEQASRMVAKVSSLLTQPLKPAIMAERVLQMDADLRPEGKNGAMVRSLDSFAEYYRRWSLIWEAQALLRARPMAGDDTLAADFLTLIDPIRYPESVPEQDVREIRRIKARVESERLPRGADPARHLKLGRGGLSDVEWLVQLLQLQHAGKHPELRTTSTLEALAAASELGLLDQADAGLLAEAWRLASRIRSANVIWNGKASDLLPSSRRDLEAVARWCGYEPGHAAALEEDYLRVSRRARAVFERVFYGH
- a CDS encoding GNAT family N-acetyltransferase codes for the protein MATRNEGWVWLIPLRDLDPDARAIQLGAIANMSLVPGQDRFVGDPLRMALAGLAEESRRPYVVEAGGNAVGMLTLQEGAAGLAGWPDDQSAWLLRGFLVDREHQGRGLGTLAAAAAVEAARKLTARHQSGESGVVLSVNQENSAGLSAYRRAGFIDSGPYLGGSAGPQRTMFRSFSAKASA
- the glnA gene encoding type I glutamate--ammonia ligase → MFKTADEVLKFIKDEDVKFVDIRFTDLPGVQQHFNVPAKSVDADFFVNGQLFDGSSIRGFQGIAESDMQLIPDVTTAFLDTFRMEKTLALNFSIVNPRTGDPYHRDPRGVAEKAEAYLASTGIADTAFFAPEAEFFVFDNVQYQSSPQGSFYKIDSEEAHWNTGREEEGGNLGYKTPVKGGYFPVSPTDKQADLRDAMCVALDEAGLEVERSHHEVGSAGQAEINYKFTTLTHAADDLQKFKYVIKNTADAWGKSVTFMPKPVFGDNGSGMHCHQSLWNGGEPLFYDEKGYAGLSDTARWYIGGLLTHSSAVLAFTNPTVNSYRRLVKGFEAPVNMVYSQGNRSAGIRIPITGSNPKAKRIEFRAPDPSSNPYLAFAAQLMAGIDGIRNRIEPPAPIDKDLYELPAEEAKDIPKAPGTLEEALEALREDNEFLQAGGVFTQDLIDTWIEYKYENEIRPLSLRPNPYEFELYYGV
- a CDS encoding SPOR domain-containing protein, whose amino-acid sequence is MTEYWFNIKTHEVEEDRLSDWSQLIGPYKTRAEAEHALEKVQARNEAWEKDDDD
- the glnA gene encoding type I glutamate--ammonia ligase, with the translated sequence MDRQQEFVLRTIEERDVRFVRLWFTDVVGSLKSVALAPAEVEGAFEEGLGFDGSSIEGLARVFESDMLAQPDPATFQILPWRGETEQTSRMFCDILTPDGEPSAADPRNVLKRTLAKAADMGFTCYTHPEIEFYLLKSHEPGPDGAPVPVDEGGYFDHVPGGVAQDFRRTAVTMLESVGISVEFSHHEAGPGQNEIDLRYADALQTADNIMTFRTVIKEVALQQGTYATFMPKPFTDHPGSGMHTHFSLFEGDSNAFFEAGAEFQLSRTARQFIAGILKHAPEFTAVTNQFVNSYKRLWGGGEAPSYLSWGHNNRSALVRVPLYKPGKGQSARIEYRGIDSAANPYLAYAVLLGAGLKGIEEGYDLPAAAEDDVWSLSSAERRAMGHDPLPASLHDAIRSMEDSELMPQILGEQVYEHFLRNKRAEWQDYRLQVTPYELQRNLGIL
- the map gene encoding type I methionyl aminopeptidase, with the translated sequence MPSLASTAPIGTLTPGTVSPQRPVPASIPRPEYVGKPAPAKFTGSEVKSAETIEKIRIAGKIAAQAIVEVGRHIRPGVTTDELDQVGHEFLLDHQAYPSTLGYRGFPKSLCSSLNEVICHGIPDSTVVQDGDILNIDITAYINGVHGDTNHTFLVGDVDEDSRLLVERTRESLNRAIKAVAPGREINVIGRAIQSYAKRFGYGVVRDFTGHGVGEAFHTGLIIPHYDAAPAYNTVIETGMVFTIEPMLTLGTVEWDMWSDDWTVVTRDHKRSAQFEHTLLVTETGAEILTLP
- a CDS encoding RDD family protein is translated as MVDRKDIGSWLSGPDTSGISKYPGERLGLPESGPGSIARAGRRIAAICIDWGIALLISNFAFGGDSWATLAVFAVEQILLVGTLGYSIGHRVMGIAVVKPGGGTPGPLAALVRAVLLCLVVPAVIFDPDQRGLHDKAMNTLLVRR
- the panB gene encoding 3-methyl-2-oxobutanoate hydroxymethyltransferase yields the protein MATSNSSDSSASAEVPAPYGNGPGTPAAAERKPAKVRIHHLQQAKRDGTRFAMLTAYEQYTAEIFDAAGIEVLLVGDSASNNVFGNETSLPVTVDELLPLCRAVARSAKRALVVADLPFGSYEVSAEQAVATGVRFLKEGLAHAVKIEGGQYYAPTVRAMVQAGIPVMAHIGFTPQSEHALGGYRVQGRGDDARRLIDDAVALADAGAFSVLMEMVPAETAAAVDAAVSVPTVGIGAGKATTGQVLVWQDMAGLRGGRMAKFVKQYADLRSTLRDAATAYGEDVRSGQFPGPEHSF